Below is a window of Magnetococcales bacterium DNA.
TCCCATTGGAGGCCTAAAAAGGCAACCAGCTGTTTGGAACTTCCTTCGAGATCCGCTACCACATCCTCATAGTGGATGGTAAGGAGGCGGTCGGGGAAGATATTTTGCCAGTGAGTGGCCAGTTTTTCGTTGGCATTGAGAAAATGAGCGATATCGGCCAGGTCGTAGCAGTAGGGATGGCGATGGCTGAAATCCTGAAAATAGAGGGAGAGAGCCAGATCCATGGGACGGCGTCGGCAATGAATCACCCGGGCTTGGGGAAAAAGTTTGAAAATCAATCCCAGATGGAAAAAATTGTCGGGTAACTTGTCGATCACCCTTAAAGCTGAAAGAGGAGCGTCCCGATTGAGGCGCGCCAGATAAGCTTCAGCCAGGGATTGGGCCTCATCAGAACGGAGATCTCGCGCCGATTCGGGAAAAGAGTGATCCGAATCCCCAAGAGGGGCAAGTTTTTGAGCCAGTTGCGGGAGGGTGGATAGCTCCCCCGCACCAAAAATCTGGGGGTGGGAGGCGAGAATCTGCTCAACCAGGGAGGTGCCGGAGCGGGGCGCGCCGAGAATAAACACCGGCTGCTCTGATGGATCACCAAAATCACCCCCTGAAAAATAGTTTTCTGAAAAAATAGCGATGTTTCGCGCTACCAGGCGGTGATGATCCTCGGGGGAGAAGGGGTGTTGGCGACGACGAATCCCGTTGGCCTGCTGATAATGGTGGAAGGCATCCGACCAGTTGCCACAGTCATCGTGCATTTTTCCCAGAGCAAAATGGCAGTGGGCAGCGGTGGCGTCGGTGATTTGCGGCTGGTTGAAAACCCTCTGTACGGCGAGGAGATCTTTGCGATCCGCTGCTGAAAATCGGCGGACGTGGGCGAGGGATTGAATCGCCTCCCCATAATCGCGTTTGAGTGCCCAGGCTTTGCGAAAGGCCGCTTCCGCTTCAACGGCTTGACCCTGGTGCTGGAGGCAGACTCCCAGATTTTTGTGGACTTGGGGCAGATGGGGGTCGCACTCAATTCCTTTGGTAAAGGCTTGGGCGGCTTCCTCGGTTCGATCACAGGCTTTCAAACATTGGCCCAGATTGAGCCACAGGCTAGCGGTGCCAGGATGGTGGTGCAGGGCATTTTTTAGAAGTTTTTCAGCGGTTTCATGAAGCCCTGAACGGCGCAAAAGGTGGCCCAGATTGTTGATGGCCTGGAGGTTGCCCGGGGCGATGGCAAGCTCTTTTTCAAAAGCGGCTCGGGCCTTTTCCAGGGCGTTTTTTTTGAGATGGATGAGGCCCAGGGTATTGTGAAAACCGGGGTGAAGGGGGCTTGCTAAAATCGCTTTTTGAATGCGGGTCAAGGCCCGGTCCAGCTGTTGGCGCGCCAGGGAAAGGGCGGCCAAAATATGCAGCGCATCGGGATGCTGGCGCTGGATTTTGAGAATTTTTCGGCAGAGTCCTTCGGCTTGGTCCCATTGACCTTGGGCGTGGAGATGGGCCGCTTTTTTCAACAGCTCGGGAATGGCCCGGGCCTTCCGACCGCCGGAGCTTGCCTGCCTGGGCAGGGGGGGACTCTTTTTTCCACGCATGGGGCGTATCCCATTTATTTCTGGGCCGGTTTTTCCGGGTGGTGTTTTCATCCGGCTGTCATTGACCCAATAATTTACCAATAATTGCGGCCAATAACTACGCGTGACAGGGTCATGACACACCCGCCAAGCCACGCCACACTCTGATCTTTACCGGGAAAAATGTCAGCAGAGTCTGGATGGTTAACCCTTTAAGTCATCCGTTTTTTTGTCTATTCGGCCCTGGTTCGACCCAACCGGCCCGGGATAGGGGGTTTTTCCCTGGCACATGATGTTTTCAGAGGCCGATTTATCTGCTACGATTGGGCTCGGATTGAAACCGGAAAAACAGACACAGGCCGAAAACCTTTTTTCCCCCGGGTTTCTCACACTTGTAAGGTGATTGACGAGATGAACGGAAAAATTTTAACCACCGTCCTCCTGGGCCTGGCTTTGGCCACCTCCGGCTGCTCTTCAAAAATTTGGAGCAGCCCCAACAAGGTGGATGAGCACAAGCTTTCCCAGTTTGGCAAAAAAAATGTTCTGGATGAAGCCAGAGAGACCGGGGATTATAACTCCGCGGCTGACGCTGGTGAGGACAGCTTTTTTTCTTTTGGAGCGGGTAACAGCAGCGGCAGCAGCGGGATTTTTGGTGGCGGTGGCAGTTATGTCTCCAGCCAGGAGGAGGTCCGGGCCGAAAAGCTCTATCAGGGGGCACTGGACGTGGTGATGGATCTGCCCATCCAGGTGGCAAGCCGCTCTGGTGGATTTATCTCCACCGACTGGAAGGTCAACCCCCGAGACGCCAATTCACGCTATCGCTTGAACATCCGGGTCTCCGGGGTGGAGCCCTATGGGGAGGTTCGGGTGGTGGTTCTCAAGCAGGAGTTGATGGGCGGTGAGTGGACAGATCGCCCGGCAGACAAAAATTTGAGCCGTCAGATTGAAAAAGCGGTGCGCAAAAAAGCCGAGGTGATCCGCTTTTAATCCAGCCGATTTTACCCGCTGTCCGACCTGGACTGGTGGGACCGGTGGGGTTGGCTGATGTTTCCACCGGCTGACATTTCCAGGGGCTGGTCTTTCCTCCCCTGGATACACATAAAATCAAGCCTTGAATCATTGGCTCAAGGCTTGATTGTCGGTTTCTTCTCAACCCGGATCTGTTTCTTCGGTGGATTAAGCGACGGTGGTATCCGCTCTGTTTCGGCCCGGTGGATTGAGGGGCAGCGGCAGAGTGAGGGTGAGGTTGGTGCCGCTGACCGGTGGGGTGAGGGGCTCGAATTTGCCGTCGACGATATCGACGAAGATCAGACTGCGCCCCGACCTTTCAATCCGGTTCAGAATGGCGTTGGCGATATTGCCGGTGGCGTGGGTGAGGCAGATGCCATATCCGGCATCTTCGGAAGCGATGATGGAAAAAAGCTTGATGGACTGGGCCATCTTTGCCAGGGGGTCGTCTTTCAGATAACCCATCTCGATGAGGCCGTCAGCCGCACCGCATACGACTGCTGGATAGTGGCCCCGGTCCCGATGATATTCCAGGCAGGCATGGCTCAGGGAGAGGAAGAGACCCAGGAGGACAGTGGTTTCATCGTTGGGCAGCTCTTTATCGGTGATTTGCTCCCGAAGCTCTTTGAGTTTGACCAAAAACCATAAAATGGCCGTGAGAAAAATGACAGATAGCAGGATAGTGGTCATGGGCTCCAGGGGGTTTGGTGGGATTGATCGGTTGGGTTCGATGGGGCTTTCATGGCATTTTGTCCCCGAGAGATGGAATTGGCCCTTGCTAAATTCAACTATAAAAAATAAAAAATAATTTGCAACCGCAAGCGATGCGATTAGGATAACTAGACTTGGTTCTCCCAACCAACACCCACATCAACGACATTCTGGAGGTGCACAATAATGGCTGACAAAACCCTGGACGCCAAAGGACTCAACTGCCCCCTGCCCATCCTGAGAGCCAAAAAGGCCCTCAAAGGAATGGAAGGCGGCCAGATTTTGGCGATTGAGGCGACGGACCCCGGTTCCGCCAAAGACTTCGAGTCGTTCTGCAAACAGACCGGCAACGAGCTGGTCAAGGCGTCTGAGTCTGGTGAAGTCTTCTACTACGAGATCCGCAAGGTATAGAGGAGAAGGCGCATGTCCGACCAGAAAAAATTGGCCATTATCGCCACCAAAGGGACGCTTGATTTTGCCTATCCACCCTTGATCCTGGCCACCACGGCGGCGGCGCTGGATTATGAAGTGACCATCTTCTGGACTTTCTATGGGCTTCAAGTCCTGAAAAAGGATCGTAACCTCAAGGTTTCGCCTCTGGGCAATCCGGCCATGCCCATGAATCCAGCCCCGGATTGGATGATTCCCAACGTTCTGATGACCATGCCCTTCGTCGAAGCGGGAGCCACCGCCATGATGAAGGCCAAGATCAAGAGCAAGGGGGTGGCCTCCATTGACGACCTCATGGAAATGGCTATTGAGTCCGATGTTCACAACATCGCCTGTCAGATGACCGTCGACCTGTTCGACTTCAAGCACGAAGAGCTGATCGATGGCTTGGAATATGCCGGTGCCGCCCGCTTTTTCGAGGTGGCTCAGGAGGCGGATATCACCCTCTTCATCTGATCTTTTCCCGCTCCAAAAAAAGCCCGGTCTGTTACAGGACCGGGCTTTTTTTGATTTGGGGGGAGGCAAGCGTTGTAAAAGTTTCCATTATTGGTTAAAAAGTAAGTTTTTCCAAAGTTTCGGAGCGGGCCATGAATCGAGCCAGCCAGTCAGCAGTCATGTCTACCTACGGTCGCTATCCCGTCGCTTTCGTGCGGGGGGAAGGGTGTCGCCTGTGGGATGAAGCCGGGCGGGAATATATCGATTTTCTCGCTGGAATCGGGGTAAACAACCTGGGCCACTGCCATCCGAGTGTGGTCAAGGCGGTCCAGGAACAGTCCGCCCGGTTGATCCACACCTCCAATCTTTATTGGGTGCCCAACCAGGAGGCTCTGGCTGAAAAGCTGACCTCTTCCTGCTTTGCTGATCAGGTCTTTTTCTGCAACAGCGGGGCGGAAGCCAACGAGGCGGCCATCAAGCTTGCCCGAAAATATATGCGGGATAACGGTCACCCGGGCCGTTTTGAAATCATCACCACCCACGGGGGGTTTCATGGCCGTACCCTGGCCACCCTCACCGCTACCGCCCAAGAAAAGGTCCAGCGGGGGTTTGATCCCCTGATGCCCGGTTTTCGTTACGTGCCTTTCAACGATATCCAGGCCATTGAGCGGGCCATCAGCTCCTATACTGCGGCCATCCTGGTGGAGCCCATCCAGGGGGAGGGGGGCGTGGTGATTCCGGATGACGGCTATCTGGATGCCCTGCGGGAGATCGCCGACCGCCACGAACTTTTGGTGATTTTGGACGAAGTGCAGACCGGTATGGGGCGGACCGGTCGCCTGTGGGGCCATCACTGGAGCGGGATGGTGCCGGATATCATGACCTCTGCCAAGGGAATCGCATCGGGGCTGCCCATGGGGGCGTGTCTGGCCAAGGACAAGGTCGCAGATTCTTTCACGCCAGGCACCCACGGCACCACCTTCGGCGGTAACCCCCTCTCGGCAGCAGCGGCTCTGGCCACTTTTTCGGTCATGACCCAAGAGGGGATGTTGGAGGAAGTGGCCGCCAAGGGGGCCTATCTCCTGGCGCGGCTCAACCGGATCAAGGATCGATTCAAGTTGGTCAAAGAGGCCCGGTGCCGGGGGCTCATGGCGGCACTTGAGCTGAACACCCCGGCGGAAGAGGTGGTGGCGACGGCTCTTTCCAGGGGGCTTTTGATGAGCTGTCAGATGGGGACCATTCTGCGCTTTTTGCCCCCACTGACCGTGACCCGGGAGGAGATCGACCGGGCCATGGATCTCCTGGAAGGCGTATTGAACGATCATTTTTGACCGGATCACCCCGGCAAACGGGTTTTTCCCGGCTTCCCGATCTTTTGGTTTTTTGGTGGGAGCCATACCAAACCCATGGCGGGGGCCGCTCCACAAGGATTGACCGATCCACCAGAAACGGGTTTGACCAACATGGCGGAAAAAAGTCGAGAAAAACGCGATCTGCTCTCCCTGGCGACGGTAAACGGTGAAGAACTGGACCGTCTTTTCCGGCGTGCTGCGTGGCTGAAAAAATCCCTGCTGGAGGGAGCGACCACCCATACCCTGAAAGGTCGGGTGTTGGGGATGCTCTTCGAAAAGGCTTCCACCCGCACCCGGGTCTCCTTCGAGGTGGGCATGTTCCAGCTGGGGGGGCA
It encodes the following:
- a CDS encoding sulfotransferase; amino-acid sequence: MRGKKSPPLPRQASSGGRKARAIPELLKKAAHLHAQGQWDQAEGLCRKILKIQRQHPDALHILAALSLARQQLDRALTRIQKAILASPLHPGFHNTLGLIHLKKNALEKARAAFEKELAIAPGNLQAINNLGHLLRRSGLHETAEKLLKNALHHHPGTASLWLNLGQCLKACDRTEEAAQAFTKGIECDPHLPQVHKNLGVCLQHQGQAVEAEAAFRKAWALKRDYGEAIQSLAHVRRFSAADRKDLLAVQRVFNQPQITDATAAHCHFALGKMHDDCGNWSDAFHHYQQANGIRRRQHPFSPEDHHRLVARNIAIFSENYFSGGDFGDPSEQPVFILGAPRSGTSLVEQILASHPQIFGAGELSTLPQLAQKLAPLGDSDHSFPESARDLRSDEAQSLAEAYLARLNRDAPLSALRVIDKLPDNFFHLGLIFKLFPQARVIHCRRRPMDLALSLYFQDFSHRHPYCYDLADIAHFLNANEKLATHWQNIFPDRLLTIHYEDVVADLEGSSKQLVAFLGLQWDAACLTFHQNPRTVATASSWQVRQPLYRHAVERWRNYEAFLAPFRENLAQ
- a CDS encoding DUF3576 domain-containing protein, whose protein sequence is MNGKILTTVLLGLALATSGCSSKIWSSPNKVDEHKLSQFGKKNVLDEARETGDYNSAADAGEDSFFSFGAGNSSGSSGIFGGGGSYVSSQEEVRAEKLYQGALDVVMDLPIQVASRSGGFISTDWKVNPRDANSRYRLNIRVSGVEPYGEVRVVVLKQELMGGEWTDRPADKNLSRQIEKAVRKKAEVIRF
- a CDS encoding sulfurtransferase TusA family protein; translated protein: MADKTLDAKGLNCPLPILRAKKALKGMEGGQILAIEATDPGSAKDFESFCKQTGNELVKASESGEVFYYEIRKV
- a CDS encoding DsrE/DsrF/DrsH-like family protein; translated protein: MSDQKKLAIIATKGTLDFAYPPLILATTAAALDYEVTIFWTFYGLQVLKKDRNLKVSPLGNPAMPMNPAPDWMIPNVLMTMPFVEAGATAMMKAKIKSKGVASIDDLMEMAIESDVHNIACQMTVDLFDFKHEELIDGLEYAGAARFFEVAQEADITLFI
- a CDS encoding aspartate aminotransferase family protein, whose product is MNRASQSAVMSTYGRYPVAFVRGEGCRLWDEAGREYIDFLAGIGVNNLGHCHPSVVKAVQEQSARLIHTSNLYWVPNQEALAEKLTSSCFADQVFFCNSGAEANEAAIKLARKYMRDNGHPGRFEIITTHGGFHGRTLATLTATAQEKVQRGFDPLMPGFRYVPFNDIQAIERAISSYTAAILVEPIQGEGGVVIPDDGYLDALREIADRHELLVILDEVQTGMGRTGRLWGHHWSGMVPDIMTSAKGIASGLPMGACLAKDKVADSFTPGTHGTTFGGNPLSAAAALATFSVMTQEGMLEEVAAKGAYLLARLNRIKDRFKLVKEARCRGLMAALELNTPAEEVVATALSRGLLMSCQMGTILRFLPPLTVTREEIDRAMDLLEGVLNDHF